One genomic window of Conger conger chromosome 9, fConCon1.1, whole genome shotgun sequence includes the following:
- the LOC133138026 gene encoding lactose-binding lectin l-2-like translates to MVSFPMAKLILVAALSCPTFAQKCENACPPGWKSFNYHCYRYFGFLMDWAQAERYCVGQGGNLASVHSQVEYYFLQKLTKNTLPFWIGLTDCQREGYWIWSDGSKLDFRHWNSREPNNLNRNEDCVHANWAAQKKWNDIPCSNRYRFVCSKLQEGEK, encoded by the exons ATGGTCTCCTTCCCAATGGCAAAGCTAATTCTTGTGGCTGCTCTTTCCTGCCCAACTTTTG CACAAAAGTGTGAGAATGCCTGCCCTCCCGGCTGGAAAAGCTTTAATTATCACTGCTACAGGTATTTTGGATTTCTCATGGACTGGGCCCAAGCTGAG AGATACTGTGTTGGACAAGGAGGAAACCTGGCCTCAGTGCACAGCCAAGTGGAATATTACTTTCTCCAGAAGCTCACTAAGAACACCCTTCCATTCTGGATAGGACTGACAGACTGTCAGAGG GAGGGTTACTGGATTTGGTCAGATGGATCTAAACTGGACTTTCGCCACTGGAATTCTAGGGAGCCAAACAATTTGAATAGAAACGAGGACTGTGTGCATGCAAACTGGGCTG CGCAGAAAAAGTGGAATGACATTCCCTGCTCAAATCGGTACAGATTTGTCTGTTCCAAGCTTCAAGAAGGAGAGAAGTGA